DNA from Aphis gossypii isolate Hap1 chromosome 3, ASM2018417v2, whole genome shotgun sequence:
aattaaattagattataaaaaatcttaagcTAATCATCTATTATCGActatcatcattataatattttgttcaacgCTATATCATCGTATCCATTTAAAAACCGGACAATAAATATACCAAATTAATgagatattcattatttacatgATGTGTTCctgaaaatgtgtatattatatatactgtgTACTGTGTAATGGGCAGGTCGTAGGTGTGTCGTTTTtcattaggtaatataatgaTGGAAATAAGGCcaaaacaatgtataatttactttttagtagGAACTAATAACGGTTGTATTTTCAACTTCCGGGTTTCGGCACGCCAATCGCCAACCACTCGGATGTCTACAATGGGCGAAGAGactcagttttatttttttaaattactatggtatttaaatttaacaataagaaAACATTCTCATCGTACCCCCTCGTTTTCTCTTTATCATAGTACTTTTTTACACAAATTCTAGCCCGAATTctattgtgttaaataatactatagagTAGTCACTCGATAATTCGAAAAACTCCATAAATCGAACTAAACGCTAAGTCCCGCGAGAAAACCTCTGTAATTAGAAGAAAATACATGTATTCCAGTCCCCTCGATAATTCGAAATATCTGTCGGTGAGACTGAGAGACTGTCTGAGACACACTctacaattcaattttttttccacgAACCTCTATAATTCGAATTTCTTTAAACACGattgtaatacctatattgtaagttcatatgtataaaaattatgtactatCTACTTGACGTACTCGTAATCAAACTAATAACAACGgtggttaaaatgttaaatattatcgtaCTTTACCTATAACTacctaaatacttaaatacctaATCTAAACTTGAATCGtatcattttaacaaaataaacctCTCCAATGGGTTATTAGCCTATTGTGGCCAGCaatttatcacaaaaaaaaatcaacagatTTTTTCCCTCGATTATTCGAACACTCGATAAATCAAAAACCTCTATGAATCGAATTTTCAACTCGGTCTCCTGAATTTCGAATTATCGAGTgactagttaaataattaagacatatatacttattaaactttaatcaAACATAACTTTAATTctataacagtaaaaatgaactaatttttaatttttattaatttataattagatacctatctaagaggtaaaaattaatagaaatattataaatgcaattttttcagagtaatattttatgaaattctcGCTCTCCCTATCTTACcagattattatgttatactattctacaaaaacaaatcaatcgctatacaacaatatttagttatttattaatccaaACTGTCGGGTACGacacgttaataattaacaatttgaataattgaataataatataatatcgtaatagtaataatataaaatattagaaaaaaataaattaacaataggtAGGACAACGACAATAGTATAActctacatattttgtaattgggCTACTTATAATGTGGTATTGTTCGATGGACACTGGACGGTGTTTCTAAAATGGTTCAAatgatctataataattttatactatacgttACTTTATTCAaggtagattattattattattataaaaaaaatatatataacctcTCGGGAACGGCGATTGTTATCGTgccgaaaaaaatttaaaaaacatgatgACTGTTGGATGATGCAGGACGTGgagtgataactgataacgGTGTTGTTTTGGTTGGTAGAGAGGAGAGGTGATGATCTGTATCGAACCCATACTGGCTCATTAGTCATTAGTCGAGCCAGCAGCAGCAGAttcatattacctatgtaatattgcAATTTAGTTGGTAGGTGGAGTGTGAACGTGCTGCAGCTACGGCCGTCATCACTCGTCGTCAGTAACGGGGCCGAATATCgtttattaataggtacctacctagttgtaataatatttatcgtaaaaaattttttataaataattaaatcccGCTCTCCTCGCCGCACAAGAGGACCAACGCCGAttcgtattattatgcttAGAATTTAATGTGTCCGGCACCAGGTCgcgataatcatttttattgtcgttgttgttgttattatgtgAAAGTGCATGTCGGCGacgaattattttaacaatgacGAACTCGACTTTGCTATTGCCTCAGTACCACAAGTATCTCAATGGCGCACCGGTGCCGTTCAGCAGGCGGACTCGGAGGAACAGCGAATTTTGTCTAGTGGTACTAGTATTCATATCCCTGACTATCATCTGCTTTGGAGCCGTGTTCTATTTACCAGAGTTTAAGGCTACCTATGGTGGCACTATCAACAATGTTTACAAACACATACAAAATGCAGGCCCCGAGCTGTTGTTGCCAGCTCACGGTAACTCTAGACACGATGGAGTACTGGAGGATCCGCACGCAGCTTGGGACAAGCAAGCACTGGAGGCCAAAATTGATGAGGACTATTCGGACAAACGAAAAGTGTTAGAAAGACCAGACACGGGGAATACTATGAAACGGCACATAAGTAGTAACAGTAGTTTCATCCATGTAGCTGAATCAATTATTGAACACGTTGAAACTAGTAAAACGTACGAAAATTCTGAGTTGAGACAAAGGCGAAACAAAGTTAAAGAAGTGAGTACTTTTTATGCTTTCAAAATATCTAGctcttattacctattattaagtacttaaTTAGAGTAactaaatgcaataatattacctatatagaaaaaacaacaaacaaactattaaaatttacattttataatacgtatgaGCAATGCCCCAACTAGTGGAGGTACTAGAAGTGCATTGTACCCCCAAAAGGTCTTTTCATTTTATGAAAGGGGCCCCCTCACGACTAACATTAAACTGTATTaggtaatatgtttaaaatttgactTGTAATTAAGTTCCTAAATCTCTAGTTGCAGCACTATGTATGAGGTAGgagtacaattttttcaagTCTAACTGCATAATAGTGATGTTGAGAATATAACAAAGAGGACTGTGTTTTGACtggtttatatattagtataatccTCTTTGTGATTGTTGAGTGTGAACAATTTACTACTAGACCATAGTTCatcaattatttgataaacagTATACAATTCAAACTTGCTAAAACAGTATTtagtttaacttttaatatcttaaacaaacaattctcaactaatattatctaggtatacctactatatttacggttttaatgcattaaattaaatgctaAATTTCCTTACAAATCTGTAAAAAtgcattcaatatttattattttgtgttgttgTACTATTCTTAAAgtgtgttaaaattattattaatcatatatattattataggtacctacttatacttataagtaataactaaaaaaaatatacaattataatattatgatcgttctaaaaattattactaacaataatttttaatatcataacactaatttattatcattgtttattcatacatttatttttctgtaaattattttggaaaaaagtTGCTAAAATGgcaataagaatataatatacctattatattatgtattatacttaaacatatattattaatcatgaaaatgtattttttgtattgaattatatgtgtaacatataattatatatttactctaatttatttttatttagatgatGAAACATGGCTGggataattatgttaaatatgcatggggtaaaaatgaattaaaacctGTATCAAAAAGAGATCATTCTGGAAGTGTATTTGGCTCAGCGAGTATGGGTGCAACTATTGTTGATTCACTGgacacattattaattatgggTTTACACGATGAGTATAAACTTGGAAGAGATTGGGTTGcgaataattttactttagaaAATGTGGTAAGTATCTAAATGCTTTTGGTTAGTTTTACTTCTTTTATTCTATTAGTTTactgataattattgtttttacatagACTCTTTTAGAAATtctttaaaacatttgtagtttatttatatatatattatatagttaataaaaattttattaacacaattttaatataaatataatttgcagGTTTTTCCtaatgtcattattttttttataaaaaaaattggtaagcACTAGAAAGGCaggattcattataatttataagcattaaCTTGAATttgataaacttaattttaaacattcactgataatattataatgcagtattgcactatataataattattaaagaaatagaacattaaatatatttttttttaaattttgttaaaatgctTAAACAAGTTctgttatgattataaataaattatgatgtattaGAAGTTGgagttattaaatgtttatttagtaGTTTAATATGtgcaaacaattatttttctcttcCACTCATATCTGTGTAagtattaatttctaaatatacatttttttttatagaaaattgatatatcagtttttgaaacaaatattcgttttattgGCGGTTTTCTCACATGTTATGCTATGACTGGTGATACTATTTTCCGTGATAAAGCTGAATACattgcaaaaaaattattacctgcATTTCAAACTCCAACTGGAATCCCATATTCATTAGTCAATCTAAAAACAGGGgtaagtattgtttttaaatttgtttgatatCTATGACTACCTTGCAAGACCTCAACAATAATGTTTGAGtcttttatgtaaattttaactcAACACCATTTGGCcctgtattgtatttaaatgtttcctATTCATTTGGACTAATACTACACCCTATTggcatatttataagttataacataattccaatttaattctacataataaaatagacattgtatattgtatactcttATCTAAATTTTTCCTTCAACatagtatagtattgtattataatttacaatttaattaatttataaccaaaaataaattaagtcaataaaaataaaaagcatcCTGAATAGGATAAAGTAATAgagtactattttttaaatttgtaccaTGGCTTAatttagtattgtattataatttataaaacaataaattattgtaatacatatataaagtatCCTGAATAAAGTAAAggcttgtaaaatataatagctgttaatacaacttttaaaacttaaataaacctgataataatgttagtaattttaacattttatttaaattatttacattctaATACCTAAGAAATTTTtgctcataatttataattgttaaattacaatatagtttatgatcttatttattatgtcaaaaaataatttaatttttatgattttatatttactaatcgTAATAAGTATGcttacataaaatactaaaatactaggtaggtatatactatactttaattataactattcttTTCAAAGATTATTAgggaaataattttgttgttgtgtTGCTATTACTAAATAGTCCcacaattatacttatatacctattgcaaATTTGATGAATCATAACAAACCTagataattaaagtatttaattacttttgcatactaattaactatttcaatatctataatctatatacatttggtttttgaatttgaaacaCTAATAGATCATTTtgtagattattttttgatactgtaataaaaaattatgaattttcttGTAtgacctattattaataaagattACAGTAgtaaaatttcaaacttttatctctttttttttactttaaaaatggtagatgtttcaaaaaaaatactttttatgcattttgtatttaaaaatattaataaataataataatagaaattatttatatttattaaaataattcttaaataaataaaaaatataaaagataaaaattaattcaaatgataaaatagttgttttcattttaaagaaattgatACTATCattttgttgataaattttaGTGCAAAACACCCAAGACCTAGCATAATCTTTATTGATTtagtgatatatttataaaattatttttacttatgcataataatagttttcttggtgttttatttagaacagcaaaaattatttatgggcAAGTGGTGGTAGTAGTATACTATCAGAATTTGGTACTCTACATTTAGAATTTGTATACTTATCAGATATCACTGGCAatgacatttataaacaaaaagttgATCATATTAGACAATTTGTGAGAAGTCTTGATCGACCTAATGGATTGTATCCAAATTTCTTAAATCCAATTACTGGAAAATGGGGACAAcgtaagtattttatgttattattaaattgttttcaatcattaaaatttaaaatttaattcaatcaaaattaataaaatacaatttagtttataagtaAAAGTCTCTAAATATAtgcttcaaaattatataataattaatattattataagaataggtatataaatataatttatttatagagaagttatagtcaaataaatattttttaatcaaagtatctaacataaatatttaattaaatgttcattaatttagatttatttaattatttttgatcttTAAGAGTTAGAACTTAAACTGTTGTATACTTGatcaaaatagtttatttaattattactattatttgtttaataatatgtcaatcagttttttttttttggttcatTGGTCAATTaggaaatcatattttataatattaatattttttaaatatacatatgtttatttaataaatattattacatatagtcGATAGTTGCAGATGCCAACCAGCCGATCTTTCTAGGAATATAGGTCgatctttataaaaattaattttaccatttttggtcgattatgtaataaataattggaaatttttactttttttttgtgtactattagaatatttgattattaatttgattgaaatactgtaaaattaaatgagaAATTGTATCATCTCTAAGTaagcactatatattattatagagtcATTACTATGAATGGCTCATAATTTGATTGGTATAAAGTTAGTGATGTAACATTATAcgtgctttttttttacaaagaaTGCCAAAATGATGGTTAGAGATAATCATGGTGTACAGATGATTTAAAAAGAATGCTTATCTTCATTTCCCcttaaattatgcatttattaaaattttgtttttttgcctttttagatttttaagaattaaattaagtatttacttaaatttattaattattaccatttaaGGGATATACTTTgatgatacatattttttttaataaaaaccacctgtttttattgaaaactatttgtttacatttttatgtaaagtTTAATGAATAGTTTAAGGGCTATAAAACTTTGTGTCTACTATAAAcacaatagatttaaaaaaatctacttttttgagtatataaaaaaatacacaattgtAAGataaaggttaggttaggtatatgAACACACTTGGTAAATCACCATGTATATtctcatatatacatatatatagttaatgcAATTGAGTATCAAAACTTGAATTACtcaatgtatttttcataggAATTTAATTGTACACTATGACTAATACTATTGAGTACACTAAAATAGTATACTactctttaatattaatgctattaaaaataatctcaaacaataaattatctgCTTatcttcaattatttttacacaatttttagaaatgttggttttgttttatattagctAATAAATATCTTCTTATCTTctattctatacattttatattcatattgtattcaatCTAAAAAACCTCATTAAGAATGTAAgacttatgttttataaataatattaacaatctaAGGACAGCTTGGTACTACGAATTATATCATACTACAAATAaccaaaaactaaattataataaacaacattgATTCTTAGAAATTGTAACCTAttcaaatatagtatacaaatattgataCTTACATACAGAACCATAATTAGACCAGTTTTCTCGGGTCATTTGTCTGGGGTCCAGGGTAGCTTATTTTTAAGAAGTCTAttcttactaaaaattaaaaatccttGCAGGCTGTAGTTTAGGTAACGGATCCTGATCACTTTTTAGaacttattcatttattaatacagtatccgtttattatcatacataaattaaacattattttttcatgtgtAATAAgacaaatttttctttaaaaattcagGCTTAACCCTAAGCCCTAAGAAAGTAAGGCGGCTCGGAAGATTTATTTAGATCGGTGCCTAGTGCCAAAACTGAGTACAGCCTTGCTTACatatattactgtaatatttttctccttgttagtttttatcagtgaacattcataatttattaaacatttttaaaaacctacaatttgctattatttatataatatttatatacattgaaatacattgttttattattattatttaaactttgttttgacattgtattgtattgtataaattaaaaataatagatttttagattaatagaattttaacttatcaagtttttcatttacttaatatgt
Protein-coding regions in this window:
- the LOC114132324 gene encoding mannosyl-oligosaccharide alpha-1,2-mannosidase IA, with protein sequence MTNSTLLLPQYHKYLNGAPVPFSRRTRRNSEFCLVVLVFISLTIICFGAVFYLPEFKATYGGTINNVYKHIQNAGPELLLPAHGNSRHDGVLEDPHAAWDKQALEAKIDEDYSDKRKVLERPDTGNTMKRHISSNSSFIHVAESIIEHVETSKTYENSELRQRRNKVKEMMKHGWDNYVKYAWGKNELKPVSKRDHSGSVFGSASMGATIVDSLDTLLIMGLHDEYKLGRDWVANNFTLENVKIDISVFETNIRFIGGFLTCYAMTGDTIFRDKAEYIAKKLLPAFQTPTGIPYSLVNLKTGNSKNYLWASGGSSILSEFGTLHLEFVYLSDITGNDIYKQKVDHIRQFVRSLDRPNGLYPNFLNPITGKWGQRHVSLGGLGDSFYEYLLKSYIQSNGKDLIARDMFDDAMASVMDNLVQTSSSGLTYLADMRFDRLEHKMDHLSCFAGGMFALAGETLGSDASKHYTDLGASLTETCHVSYDKTATKLGPEAFRFTDNYEAVAVRGTEKYNILRPETVESYFVLWRLTHDNKYREWGWEAVQAFEKYCRVSGGYSGIKDVYQIDSSKDDVQQSYFFAETLKYLYLLFSDDNVIPLDKWVFNSEAHPLPVIERNSQYRMHQ